GCTGATGGTACCCTTGTGTAAGGTGACCAGTTCTTTTGTCAATGACAGGCCGAGACCTGTACCGGTAGGGGAGAAATTGAGTTGGGTGAAACGTTGGAATACCATGTGCTGTTTCTCGGCAGAGATAGCAATACCATTGTCAACTACCTTGATGGTAAGCTGGTGATCTATGTGTACAAGCAGGTCAATTTTACCGCCGGCAGGTGTGAATTTATGTGCGTTGGACAATAAGTTATAGAGTATTTTATCCAGCTTGCCCTGGTCTACCCAGGCCATGCAGGCATCTACATTTGCACGAAATGACAAGGTGATTTGCTTTTGTGCCGCCAGGTCCGTAAAACCATTACAGATGTCCTGTATGAATTGAATCATTTCCGTTTCCTGTACCTGTAACTGCAGTTTCTTATGCTGTATTTTCCGGAAGTCCAGGAGCTGGTCAGCAAGGCGCATGAGGTGTGCGACCTGTCTTTGCATAATATGCAGATGCTTGTTGCCGGATTGCTTACCGGGAATTAATTGTTCCATGGCACTCACAATGAGTGACAGGGGTGTTCTGAATTCATGAGAAATATCTGTAAAGAAATTGAGCTTATATTCTGTCAGTTCTTTTTCCAGGGTCACTGCATGTTGTAGGCGATGAATGCGCCTGTTGATCACGATGACACACATCACCATACCGATGATCAGTGCAAGTGATAACATAATGGCTACATTCGATCTCCAGAATGGCGGTAATACCGTGATCTGTATGCGTGCTTCATGTTTGCTCCAGCTACCGTCGTCATTGGTACCCCGTACTTTGAATGTATATTTCCCGGGAGGCAGATTGCGATAAGTAGCCACATTGTAACTGGAGGGCGCATTCCATTCATCTTCATAGTTTTCTAGGATATAGGTGTATTTATTCTGCTGCGGATTCCGGAGTGCCAGTGAAGCAAAGGAGATACTGAATACTTTCTGACCCGGTTCTAAGGTGATGGACCTGGCAGTGCTGATAGATTCTTCCAGTACTACGGGATTGCCGGCCACACTCAGCCCGGTCAGTAATACGGGGGCATCTGCATTGCCATTCTTCAATTGCCCCGGGAAGAAACTGTAAAACCCATTCAGACTACCCCAGAGTAGCTGCCCGTTCTCCCTGCGAAAACACGCCCCTTCTGAGAATAAATTGCCTAATGGATTGTTGGCAAAATAGAAGACCTCGAATGTGCTCTTTTCAGGGTTGAAACGGGTTAATCCATTTTCTGTACTCACCCAGAGATTACCTTGTGCATCTTCGAGCATGCTATTTACCACATCGTGCGAAAGCCCCTGTTCAGTGGTGTAATTGATAAATGTCTTTTTTTGTGGTACAAACCTGCTAAAGCCACCACCGGTGGTGCCTATCCAGATCCTTCCCTTATGATCTTCGCAGAGACTTTTGATTTCATTACTACCCAGGCCTGCCTGATAGGTGGTGATGTCATTATTGCCCGCCAGCAGGTGTTCGGGATTAAATACGAGCAGGCCATTGTTTGTGCCGGCCCAGAGCTGGTTATGCTGATCCTGCAATAAACAGCGGATGTATACAGGGTTCACGCCATCATGAAAGAAGTTTTGCCATTCCAGTTGATTCCCACCCTTGTAGGTAGCGAGATATAAACCACTGCCAAAGGTACCGACCCACATTCTTTGCTGGCGGTCCTGCATGATGGTATACACTAATCTGTTATCTCTGCTGGGCAATAAAAAATGCCTGGCTTTTTGCTGGAGGGAATCGCGGTGTACGATGTATACGCCATCGCCTTTGGTGCCAATCCAGAGATAGCCCCTTGCATCTTCGGTCATACAGTAGATGTTTGCGCATTGGCCGGGGAGCAGGTGATCTAAGGAGCGGTTTTTTTCGAGGTGATCATTGTATAGATACAAAGCCCCATTGCGTGTACTGACCCAGATGCGTTTGTAGCTATCTTCGAAGATGGTCTTTACCCCATTGGCGGCATAGCGTTCCGGGGTTTGTGCTTCGGGGAAAATATGGGTCACATGCAGGGATTGCGGTGTGAGTTTTTGCAGACCGGTATGTTCGGCACCTACCCAGATCAAACCGGCGCGATCGGCAATGACGCTGAGCAGGTAATTGGTACTAAGGCCATTGGGATTGTCCGGATCATATACAAAACGTTGCAGCTGCCGGTTTGTTTTATCAAAACAATACAGGCCACCGCCATAGGTAGTGATCCATACCTTGCCTTTATGATCTGCTGCAAAAGCAAAGCGGCAATCGTCGATGACCTTCATGACGCTGGCAGGGATCAGTGTAATGCGCTGACTGAATGCCTGCGCGGGGTCAAGGTACCAGACGTTGCCGGTGTGGTTATTGACCCAGATGCCTGCGTCCTGGTCTGTCTCAATATCTATATGGCCGGGGATGTCTTCTCCGAATAAGCGGGTGGTGGGGATGAGACGATTGTTTTGGAGGTCAGCTATTTTCAGGCCATCCTGCTGGGTGCCCAGTAAGATCCGGTTATTGGGTAGGATAGCGGCATCTGTGAGGATGGTGCCGGGTAAAGGATCGTTGAAAGTACATTTGTTAGTGTGCAGGTCATGGATAAGGATCCCCTGTTTTTTTATAAAATACAATTGCTCCGCCTTTGTGATGGCTTTTATAAAGTTGCCTTCATACAGTGGTATTGCATTTCCCTGTTTGTCCAGCTGGTATAAGTTCTTATCTGTACCTATCCATTCTGTATGCCGGGAGTCTTCGAATATAAAATGTACCGAACCTAAGTTATAGTGGCGGCCATTGTGGAGGCAGCCGTTGGTTTTGCTATAGAGCCATACGCCTTTTGTCGTTTCAAAGAGGTGGTCGTAGGTGAGGTCGGCGCTGTCGGGTATGATATTGATGAAGGTTTCTTTGCCGGGGTCAAAGCAATGGTAATGCCCTTCGGCAGTTTTGACCCAGATAATGCCTTTTTTGTCTTCATAGAGGGAGCGGATGCGGTTGTCGCTAATGGGCTGTGTGATGCCGGTATTGGTGCGGTATACGGTGAATTTTCTGCCGTCGTACCTGTTCAGGCCATTGAGGGTGCCAACCCAGATAAATCCTTTTTTATCCTGGAGCAGGCAGCGTACGGTATTTTGGGAGAGGCCGTCGTATGTGGTGAGTTGTTCCAGCCGGATATTGGCGGAGGGATCGGTGTTGGTTCGGGAACTTGTGTGAATTTCCCCAGGGGGATTCGTGTAGGTTTTATTGGCTGTTCCGGTATGAGTTTCCCTGGGGGAACTTGTGTGAATTTCCCTGGAGGTATTTGTGTAGGTTTTACTGGCGGCTCCCGTATGAGTTTCCCTGGCAGTACCAGCCTGCGTCTCCCTGACGGTATTTGTTCGGGTTTTCTTTTCCGGATTTGTATCGACAGGGCTGGCCGAAAGAATGGAAAGCCCGGTTAAGGACGGCAATAGTAAGCCGCATAACAAATGGAAGTATTGTTGCAGTCGCATAACGTTTTTCTTTGCCGGCATCAGGTGGAACTAGCCGGATGGAATTTATAAAGCCTGAATCAGTTCGTTCGTATGAGCAATATAAAAAAATAACCCCTACTCATTATCCTATAGTGTCATAGCAACACTTTTTCGCACATTTTTCTATCCTTTTGTCAATTTTTCCATGCCGCTGACCACATTTTTACAGGGTTTACTACAATTATCCATTGCACAATTATGGGATAGGAGATAGATTTGAGGCTATGATCAGGTCTATATTTACGATAATTTGTTTGTATGTGATAATGCCAGCCCGGGCACAGCAATTTACCCGGCAGGGGAATGCATTTCAAATTCACACCGCAGCACAGTCTTTTCAGCTGGAATTTTGTACACCGACCCTATTCAGGGTGAGTTATGGTAACCCTGCCAGGGAGCCTTTGATGGTAACAAGGTATGCCTGGGATAGTGTGTCGGTACAGGTCAATGATGGAGATGGGAAATTACAGCTTACCACCAGCGGTCTCAGGGTCGTGGTTGGCACAACGGGGTTACTGGAAGTATATGATTCCAATGGCCGCTTACTCTCTGCTGATAAAAGCAGGGATTCTTCCGGCATCAAAAAAGTACTTCAGGCAGATGAGCACTTCTTTGGCTTTGGAGAGCGAATGGACTTCCTGGATCAGCGGGGTAAAAAAGTGCAGCTCGAGGTAGGCAGGGGTAAGGAGAAGCCGCATATTGTAGGTGCTTACAATGTTTTGCAGGCGAATTACAGCCCGGTACCTTTTTTCATGAGTACAAAGGGCTATGGTATTTTCCTGCATACGACCTATAATTCCAGCTGGGATATGGGGAATACAGCTTTAGATACCTATAGTTTCTCTGCTGCCCGGGGGCCACTGGAATATTACTTTATATACGGCCCTCAGTTTACAGATCTTTTGGATCAGTATACCGGTCTGACCGGTAAGTCTCCTTTATTGCCACAGTTCGCCCTTGGACTGCATGTAGGCACCTATAGCGGTGGTACCTGGGGCCATGAGGAACTGACTTCTTCCGCCTATGTGATAGAACTGGCTCGCCGGTTCAGGAAGATGGGCATCCCGGTAGATATTCTTTTCCTGGATTCTACCTGGCGATTATTTGGGGAGAACGGAGGTAAAGGAGCAACTTCTTTTGAGTGGAGAGAGACCTTTAGTAATCCGAAGGCAATGTTCGACACCCTGTACAATTTACATTATAATATGGTGGGCCTGCATATCCGGCCAAGGATAGACAATGGTACACGCTATAAATTGTTAGACACTGCGAGGAGTTTACATTATACATATCCGGAGGCGAATAACCCCGGTGAGTTCATCAACTATTTTGATTCTGCCGCTGTGAGCTGGTGGTGGCAACATGCTGCCATGAAAGTAGCCGCTGCTGGTGCACGTTTTTTTAAGACAGACGAGGGCAGCGCTTTTGGTGCCCTGGCCAATGAAAGTGCAAAGACCGGCCCCGGTGGCCCTGAAGCCCAGCGCCTGCACAATGTATTCCCGATCGCGTATGCGAAGGCGGCGTACGAGCAGTTTGCTGCTTATAACCAAATGCGTGGTCTGAACCAAACCCGCGAAGGCTATGCCGGTATTCAGCGTTTCCCTTTCATCTTTGCGGGTGACTGGCCCAGTCAATGGCAGTACTTTGAACCGGTGATAAAAGCGGGTTTGAATATAGGCGTATCCGGTGTCGGTTACTGGGCGCATTGCATGGGGGGATTTGAGCAAGCTGCAGATCCGGAATTGTATGTACGCTGGGTACAGTTTGGTATGCTAAGCCCGGTGGCTTTATTATTCGGCATGGATCATCCGGGCTATAAAGAGCCCTGGCGTTATGGCCGGGAAGTCACCGAAATCTTTAAGCAATATGATGAAATGAGGTATAGCCTGCTACCATATCTTTATAGTGCCAGCTATCATCAGTATAAAACCGGTACGCCCATCATGAGCGCCCTTGTACTGGCTTACCAGGATGATGTAAATGTTTACAACATTGCAGATCAGTACCTGCTTGGAGAGAATATCATGGTATGCCCGGTTACAGAAAAAGGGGCGGCCACCCGCGTGGTGTATCTACCACAGGGCGAATGGATCGACTACTGGACAGGCCGGCATTATGAGGGAAAGACCTACCTGAATGCCGTATGCCCGCTTGACAAAGTACCTATCTTCATTAAAGCAGGCAGCATTATTCCAAAGCAGCAGGTGGTGCAGTATGTAGGGCAGCGTGTAATCGACAATGTGATACTGGAAATATATCCCGGCACTGAGAGCAAGGCAGACCTGTATACCGATGATGGCAAAAGCCTGCAATATCAGCAGGGGAGCTATGCAATTACCCACATAGATCAGCGGACAGAAAATGGCAGCTGCCGCATACACATCAGTGCACCTGAAGGGAAATTTAACGCTCCCACCAGGACCTTTACCCTCAGGGTGCATTTAGACAAAGCTCCTGCCAATGGCAAGGGGCAATACGATGCCGCTGCGCAGGTGTATACCCTCACAGGCATCGAGGCCAGTAAAGAAAATACGATACTCATCAACTGATATGAAACAAACTGGATTGATAGCATTGCTGCTTGGCTGTATGCTGTCTGTAAAAGCACAAACAATTTCCCTGAAGGGAGAATGGCAGTTCACCACTGATTCTGCCGGACAATGGAGCACCGTGAAACTACCGGGTTCTATGCTGGAAAACGGGAAGGGCACAGATGTGTCGGTGAACACGAAATGGACAGGGAGTATCTATGATAGCTCCTGGTACTTCAATCCTGAAATGGCGAAATACCGGGTGCCGGGGAATATTAAATTTCCTTTCTGGCTTACACCGGCAAAGACCTATGTCGGTCCGGCATGGTATCAGAAAGTAGTTACTATTCCGGCTGACTGGAAGGACCGGCGTATTACATTCACTATGGAAAGACCGCATTGGGAAACAGTGGTGTATGTAGACGGGCAGCGTGCCGGTATGCAGAATAGTATGAGTGCGCCACATATATATGATTTGTCTGCCTTGCTGCCCCCGGGGAAGCATACAATTTTGGTGCGTATTGATAACCGGATTAAGGAGGTCAATGTAGGACCCGATTCACATAGTATAACAGATCATACACAGGGGAACTGGAATGGAACGATCGGCAAACTGGAATTGAATGCAGGGAGTACAATATGGATGGAGGATGTGCAGGTATACCCGGATGTGAAGAATCATGTGGCGCGGTTGAAAATAATAGTGGGTAGGAAAAATAAGGGAGCTGTAGGCGGCCATATCGTTGTGTCTGCGAATAATATACCAGCGAAGGAATTTCCGTTTCAACTGAAAGAGGACACGGGCACTGTGGTGGTCGATTATCCAATGGGGAATGATGTATTGCTGTGGGATGAGTTTCATCCTAACTTATACACTTTGCAGGTACAGCTGACACCTGCGGATGGTGAGGCCAGTGTAAAGAACATCATTTTCGGTATGCGGGAATTCAGCATCTACAATACCCGCTTTATGGTGAATGGCAGGCCTGTATTTCTGCGTGGTACGGTAGACAATGCGGTGTTTCCTTTAACGGGGTATCCGCCGATGGATGAAGCCAGCTGGATGCGTATTTTCCAGAAAGCGAAATCATATGGTCTGAATCATATGCGTTTCCATTCCTGGTGCCCGCCGGAAGCTGCTTTCAGCGCGGCTGATAAAGTAGGTTTTTATTTGCAGCCGGAAGGACCCAGCTGGGCGAATCATGGTACCTCACTGGGCGATGGTCTGCCGGTAGATCAATACATTTATGATGAAACCAATCGCATAGCGAAAGCATATGGAAACTATGCATCTTTCTGTATGCTCGCTTATGGCAATGAACCCAAGGGCGGTCACCAGGTAGATTACCTCACGCAATTCATTGCCTACTGGAAAGAGAAAGATAACAGGCGTGTATATACAGGCGCCTCTGTAGGTAATAGCTGGCCCCTGGTGCCGGACAATGAATACATGGTAAAGGCGGGGGCACGTGGTCTGCGCTGGTCTACATTGCCGGGGAGTGATTTCGATTACTATGAGCGTATCAAAGATTTTCATGTACCCTATGTCAGCCATGAAATGGGGCAGTGGTGTGTGTATCCTGACTTTACTGAGATACCCAAATATGCAGGATTATACAAGGCAAAGAATTTCGAGATCTTCCGCGACCAGCTGAACGCACATCACATGGGTGCACAGGCGAAAGATTTCTTTATGGCTTCCGGGAAATTGCAGGTCCTGTGTTATAAAGCTGAGATAGAAGCGGCGTTGCGTACACCTGGTCTGGCGGGCTTCCAGTTATTGTCCATCAATGATTATCCCGGTCAGGGCACGGCATTGGTAGGAGTATTGGATCCATTCTGGAATGAAAAACCTTATGTCAGCGAAAAGGAGTGGCGGCGTTTTTGTAGTCCGACGGTATTGCTGGCAAGAATACAAAAGTTTGTATATACCAGCCGGGATACCCTGCATGCAGCTATATCAGTAACGAATTTTGGAGAGAAAGCATTGGGTGCTTTGCAGCCTGTATGGAAGATAAAAGACAAGACAGGAAAGGTATTGCAGCAGGGTACATTCCCTGTTACGAATATTCCATTAGGTGATAATATCCCTTTAGGTGAATTGCATGTGCCTTTAAATTTTAATGGAAATGTAATTTTAGAGACCAGTCTGGATGGTACGGAAATAAGCAACAGCTGGCCGCTGTGGGTATATCCGCCTGCGTTAGAAATCACTGATAAAGGGGTGTATGTATGTGATACACTGGATGCTACCGCACAAAAAGAATTACAGAACGGGGGCAAGGTGTTACTGCTGGCAGCAGGCAAGGTACAGCAGGGGAAAGAAGTGATACAAAACTTTACACCGGTGTTCTGGAATACATCCTGGTTTAAGATGCGACCGCCGCATACGCTGGGTATTTTAGTGAACCCCAAGCATCCATTGTTTGCAGATTTTCCAACCGATTATTATAGTGATTACCAGTGGTGGGAGCTGGTGAATAATACGCAGGTGATGGACCTGTCAGATTTCCCAGCAGGCCTGACCCCGTTGATCCAGAACATAGATACCTGGTTCCTGAACAGGCGAATTGGGATGGCGGTAGAAGCGAAAGTAGGGAAGGGGCGTTTGCTCATATCAAGTATTGACCTGAAAAAGGAAGGGATCGTTACCCGGCAACTGCATTATAGTTTACTGAAGTATATGCAGTCAGCTAAATTCAATCCTGCTGTAGAGGTGAAGCTGCCGGTGATCCAGGAATTGTTCAGACCCGGTGCATCCAGGAAGATTAACCTGTATACGAAGGATAGTCCGGACGAATTGAAGCCGACAACATTACGTTTGCCATCAGTAGTGGGAGATCATATGGTGTTGCAGCAAAATGCGGAAGTGAATATCTGGGGATGGGGGAATGCCGGTGAGAAGGTGACGATCCGGAATAACTGGGATAATAAAACGATAGCGACGACGGTGGGTAAAGATGGACGCTGGCAGGCGGTATTGCCTACGGCTAAAGCAGGTGGCCCTTATACACTGGCGATAAATAATATTCGCCTGTCTGATATTTATTTAGGGGAAGTATGGCTTTGCTCAGGTCAGTCAAATATGGACATGACAGTGGCCCGCGAAGACAGGTATTGGTGCGGGGTATATAATGAAGCTGCAGAAGTGGCAGCAGCAAATTATCCCTTGATCCGTGTGTTTGATACGGACTTTACGCCGACAGATACGATTCAGTCTGATGTAAAAGGGAAGTGGGAAATTTGTTCACCAGCAACGGTTGGTCATTTCTCTGCTGCTGCTTATTTCTTTGCCCGTCATCTGCAACAGCAATTACATGTACCGGTAGGTTTACTCACGACGGCTTATGGTGGCAGTACAGCGGAAGCATGGATAAGCAAAAAAGAATTGGCTACACATAATTTCCAGTCCTTATTAGATGTATATACTGCGCGGAAAGCGGGTTATGATACAAGCTTTGTTGCACGAAGTAAATATGCGGTAGCTTTAGAGAAATATAACACAGATGCTGCTGTGGCAAAGGCGGAACATAAAGACCCACCGAGAGCACCGAAGGACCCTAATCCCCAGCATGATCAGCATAGTCCGGCAGTGTTATACAATGGCATGGTAGCACCGCTGGTTCCTTATACAATTAAAGGAGCAATCTGGTACCAGGGAGAATCCAATGCAAACAATCCAAACATTTATCGTTCACTGATGGAGACATTGGTAGCGGGATGGCGGGCGGAATGGCAGCAGGTAGAATTCCCTTTTTATTATGTGCAGTTAGCGAATTATGGTAAGCCGGATTCATTGGCAGTGAAAGAGAATGGAACGGTGTTAATCAGGCAGGCGCAGCTGGAGAATTTAAGTATTCCGAATAGTGGGATGGCAGTGGCGATAGATAATGCAAACCCGGAAGATCCGGGGAATATACATCCGAAGAATAAGCAGGAGATCGGGCTGCGATTAGCTTTGATCGCAGAGGCGAAAACCTATGGACAGAATAATGTCTACAGTGGTCCTGTGTATTCAAAGATGGAAATAAAAGGGAAGGAGATCCGTTTGTATTTTGAACATACTGATGGAGGATTGGTCGCGAAAGGCGATACATTGAAAGGGTTTGCGATTGCAGGTGCGGATCAGAAATTTGTATTTGCGAATGCAAGGATTGAGGGGAATACAGTGCTTGTATCAGCACCCGGAATATCAAAACCATTGGTAGTAAGATATGGATGGGCAGGTAATCCTGTTGTGAATTTGTATAACAGGGCCGGGCTGCCTGCAAGTCCATTTAAAACAGATAAATAATTTGCATTTTGACCAAATGCAGGTCATACCAGTTCCGCTGGCAAAAAACAGTTTCTACCGAAGGTGGGAACTGTTTTTTTTTGCTCATTGCGATTAAATCACCATTAAATAGTACAAATTTCCATTGTTCCCCTACACCCCTGCGCCTACTTTTACCCACATGGAATCGCATTACCAACAACAACGGCTTACGCGTCTCAAACGATTAGAAAAACTATTACTCATTCTTATTATATCGGCTACCGCACTGGTGGCCTGGCTAATCTTTTTCAATTAGTATCAACCAACGAAAGCGTTATGAAAAAACTTCTATTGCTGGCTGCATTGCTCATTCCGCAATGCCTCTATGCAGCATTCGCCCCCGTAACAGGACAAATCGTGGACGATGCAGATCAGACACCATTAATCGGCGTGAGTGTGCAGGTGAAAAATACCCCCAGAGGTACCACCACCAATGCCCAGGGACAATTCACGCTCGACGTATCTAACAATGCAACACTTGTGATCTCTTATGTCGGTTATGAATCGAAAGAGGTCACCGTCAGTGGCCCACATCTCAGCATCCGTTTATCCAAGGTAAACAGAGGATTGAATGAGGTCGTCGTTATCGGCTATGGCAGCGTTGCTAAAAAGAACCTGGTCGGCGCTGTAGCATCTATCGGCGAAACCCAGATCAAAGATCGGCCCATCACCCGCATCGATCAGGCCCTTGCTGCCCAGATGCCCGGAGTGCAGGTACAGTCTGTAACCGGTACACCCGGCGCCGCTTTACAGATCAGGGTGCGGGGTGCTGCCTCCGTATCAGGCAGCAATGATCCCCTGTACATTGTAGACGGTGTTCCCGTAGAAGACCTTGGCGACATGGACCCTGCTACCATTCAATCCGTAGACGTGCTCAAAGATGCATCGGCGGCAGCGATCTATGGTGCCAGAGGTTCCAATGGTGTAGTGCTCATCACTACCAAAAGAGGGAAAAGCGGCAGACCCGTTATCGCTTTCTCTGCTAACTATGCAAGGCAGGCACCGGAAAAATTAGTAGCCATGATGTCGCCCACACAATGGATCCAATTGAAGAAAGATCTCATTGATTCCTCCTGGACAGCCTATGGCAGAACCAAAGGGAAGAACTACCAGGCCGGCGATAACATGAATTTCCGGGCAACAGAATTAGGAGGTACTACCGCCAATACGCATAAACTGGCCAACACTACCTACATGTACGATCCTTACTGGAATTACGGTACAGACAGTCTCGATTTCGTAGACTGGCAGGATGAATTCTTCCAGCCGGCATGGATGCAGAAATACAATCTCTCTGCATCCGGCGGCAATGAAAACGTGGCCTACCTCTTATCGGGTGAATACATGGATCAGGATGGGATGGCTGTGAACACCGGTTATAAGCGTTATACCTTCCGTTCTAACATGGAAATAAAACTCAGCGATCGCGTAAAACTGGGTTTGAATTTATCACCTTCTATCTCCTGGACAGACGGCGCCGGTATTGATGGCCGCGGAGGAATAGGGCCTTCAGTAGCAGGTACCGCACCTATCCAGGAGAAAGGTGTCGGTGTACACTCCGGTGCCATTGGTACGGATGCGTATCGTTGGGTGGCGGACCAGATCAGCCCTGTGGAAGTGATGGAAAAGACGATGAACAAAACGGAGCTGACGAAACTGCTTTCCCAGATGTACATCAATGCTGCCCTGGCAAAAGGTCTCCGCCTGAACCTGACCGGTGCCTGGAACAGCAGCAGCAGTGACTATAAATATTATCAGCCTACTTCCGTTACTTCTGCCAGGCGTACGGCGGCAGAAGGTTCACAGAGCACCGCTACCCGCAAAACTTCCCGCAATCAATACTACCTCTTCCAGGCTTTGCTCACCTATGATAAACAAGTGGGTAAACATGGCTTTAACTTCATTGCGGGCGCTAGTACGGAAAATAACAATATAGCTACCAGCACCCAGACCAATAAAGTATTCGCCAATGATAACCTGTATACTTTTGACCAGGGATCCTCTACCGTGACAGCCAGTAGTACCACTGAATCAAAACGTACACTGGTTTCCTTCTTTGGCCGTATCAACTACAATTATAACAGCCGTTATTTATTGTCTGTGAGCTTCAGGCAGGATGGTAGTTCCCGTTTTGGGGAGGATTCCCGCTGGGGTGCATTTCCCGCTGCCTCTGTAGGCTGGAGGATCAGTGATGAACGATTTATGAGTGGGCTGAAACATATTTTCAATGACCTGAAACTCCGCTACGCATGGGGGATTGCAGGGAATGACAGAATAGGAGGTGATTACCCTGCCATCGGTTTGGTGACCAGTACAAACTACGTATTTGGTGAAACCCAGGCACAAACCACCGGTTTCTCCGTGACCAGTATCACCAACCCTAACCTGCGCTGGGAAAAAACGACCTCCAATGATGTTGGTTTTGATGCCAGTGTGCTGAAAGACCGTCTCTCTATTTCTTTCGATTATTACGACAAGATGACCAGAGACCTGCTGCTCAGCGTACCCGTGGCCAGGGCTACCGGTTTTACTAAGCAAAATGCCAATATCGGTTCTGTGAGAAACTGGGGGTATGAGATCAACCTGAGCACAAGGAATATCAAAACGAAGAACTTCAACTGGGAGACCTCCCTGAACTTCTCCTGGAACAAGAACAAGGTGGTAAAACTGAACAATGACAACACCCCCATCTACACCGGTTGGGAGAGTACTGTAAAAATAGCTGTAGGAAGGCCTTTATACTCCTATGTTCTCTACGATGCTGTAGGAGTATACCAAACCGAAGATCAGCTTAAAAACCTGCCTAAAAGGGCCAGTACGATCATTGGTGATCCTGTGTACAGAGACGTAAACAAAGACGGCAGTATCGATGCCAATGACATGACCGGGGTAGGTCACCCTGATCCCAACTATACCTGGGGGATGACGAACCGTTTCAGTTACAAGCGTTTCGATCTGTCTGTTTTATTCCAGGGTCAGTGGGGCAACCAGATCTTCAGCATGTTCGGCCGCAACATTGACCGGCCTACTACTGGCCTGGGCAACTACAATGCAAAGCAGGTATGGGTGAACCGATTCCGTAGCCTGAGTGAGCCCGGTGATGGCAAGACTCCCCGCATTGATGCCTCTACAGCCAGTTTGTACGATACCCGCTGGTTATACAGTGGTGCTTTTTACAAGATCAAGAACATCACCCTCGGTTATACTTTCCGCCCTGGAATCGTAAAAGGGATCAGCAGTGCCAGGTTGTATTTCAGCGTAGACAATCTGTGGATGCATGATAGTTATTCCGGTGGTTATTCCCCTGAAGCATTTCAGTATGATTACCTGAGTGACTGGTCCAGTTATCCGACTGCACGCACTTACAGCATGGGTATTAATATCGGATTATAAAAATGAGCCACATGAAATATTTTATCGCAATCATTTGCATCAGCATATTAGCGGCCTGTAATAAAGATTTTCTGGATACAGCGCCCATCTCCAATCAGAATGAAAGCAGCTTTTATAAA
This window of the Chitinophaga sancti genome carries:
- a CDS encoding hybrid sensor histidine kinase/response regulator transcription factor, producing the protein MRLQQYFHLLCGLLLPSLTGLSILSASPVDTNPEKKTRTNTVRETQAGTARETHTGAASKTYTNTSREIHTSSPRETHTGTANKTYTNPPGEIHTSSRTNTDPSANIRLEQLTTYDGLSQNTVRCLLQDKKGFIWVGTLNGLNRYDGRKFTVYRTNTGITQPISDNRIRSLYEDKKGIIWVKTAEGHYHCFDPGKETFINIIPDSADLTYDHLFETTKGVWLYSKTNGCLHNGRHYNLGSVHFIFEDSRHTEWIGTDKNLYQLDKQGNAIPLYEGNFIKAITKAEQLYFIKKQGILIHDLHTNKCTFNDPLPGTILTDAAILPNNRILLGTQQDGLKIADLQNNRLIPTTRLFGEDIPGHIDIETDQDAGIWVNNHTGNVWYLDPAQAFSQRITLIPASVMKVIDDCRFAFAADHKGKVWITTYGGGLYCFDKTNRQLQRFVYDPDNPNGLSTNYLLSVIADRAGLIWVGAEHTGLQKLTPQSLHVTHIFPEAQTPERYAANGVKTIFEDSYKRIWVSTRNGALYLYNDHLEKNRSLDHLLPGQCANIYCMTEDARGYLWIGTKGDGVYIVHRDSLQQKARHFLLPSRDNRLVYTIMQDRQQRMWVGTFGSGLYLATYKGGNQLEWQNFFHDGVNPVYIRCLLQDQHNQLWAGTNNGLLVFNPEHLLAGNNDITTYQAGLGSNEIKSLCEDHKGRIWIGTTGGGFSRFVPQKKTFINYTTEQGLSHDVVNSMLEDAQGNLWVSTENGLTRFNPEKSTFEVFYFANNPLGNLFSEGACFRRENGQLLWGSLNGFYSFFPGQLKNGNADAPVLLTGLSVAGNPVVLEESISTARSITLEPGQKVFSISFASLALRNPQQNKYTYILENYEDEWNAPSSYNVATYRNLPPGKYTFKVRGTNDDGSWSKHEARIQITVLPPFWRSNVAIMLSLALIIGMVMCVIVINRRIHRLQHAVTLEKELTEYKLNFFTDISHEFRTPLSLIVSAMEQLIPGKQSGNKHLHIMQRQVAHLMRLADQLLDFRKIQHKKLQLQVQETEMIQFIQDICNGFTDLAAQKQITLSFRANVDACMAWVDQGKLDKILYNLLSNAHKFTPAGGKIDLLVHIDHQLTIKVVDNGIAISAEKQHMVFQRFTQLNFSPTGTGLGLSLTKELVTLHKGTISFENNADAGVTFTVNLPVHKLAYVADEIVEQTICKAPVLPFIDDTDTAAIVAPSSRYSVLIIEDNPDISAYLATTLSRYFHIYTAANGREGLEQAIAQSPDLIVCDVMLPEMNGLEITHKIRSEFQTCHIPVILLTALSSGEHQLQGIDAGADAYITKPFSTRFLLTSIIRIIEQREKIRKRFANDPGFFAVHISENEADQQFLEKINMIIEKNLDNAQFSVDDFALAMKMGRTLFYKKVKGLTGYSPNEYIRLVRVKKAAELLNTGEYTVAEVAYKVGMNDPFYFSKCFKTQFGVPPSVHLKKVKAAG
- a CDS encoding glycoside hydrolase family 31 protein; translation: MPARAQQFTRQGNAFQIHTAAQSFQLEFCTPTLFRVSYGNPAREPLMVTRYAWDSVSVQVNDGDGKLQLTTSGLRVVVGTTGLLEVYDSNGRLLSADKSRDSSGIKKVLQADEHFFGFGERMDFLDQRGKKVQLEVGRGKEKPHIVGAYNVLQANYSPVPFFMSTKGYGIFLHTTYNSSWDMGNTALDTYSFSAARGPLEYYFIYGPQFTDLLDQYTGLTGKSPLLPQFALGLHVGTYSGGTWGHEELTSSAYVIELARRFRKMGIPVDILFLDSTWRLFGENGGKGATSFEWRETFSNPKAMFDTLYNLHYNMVGLHIRPRIDNGTRYKLLDTARSLHYTYPEANNPGEFINYFDSAAVSWWWQHAAMKVAAAGARFFKTDEGSAFGALANESAKTGPGGPEAQRLHNVFPIAYAKAAYEQFAAYNQMRGLNQTREGYAGIQRFPFIFAGDWPSQWQYFEPVIKAGLNIGVSGVGYWAHCMGGFEQAADPELYVRWVQFGMLSPVALLFGMDHPGYKEPWRYGREVTEIFKQYDEMRYSLLPYLYSASYHQYKTGTPIMSALVLAYQDDVNVYNIADQYLLGENIMVCPVTEKGAATRVVYLPQGEWIDYWTGRHYEGKTYLNAVCPLDKVPIFIKAGSIIPKQQVVQYVGQRVIDNVILEIYPGTESKADLYTDDGKSLQYQQGSYAITHIDQRTENGSCRIHISAPEGKFNAPTRTFTLRVHLDKAPANGKGQYDAAAQVYTLTGIEASKENTILIN